The region ggagcactcGCTGACTTGTGTTTCTCCTGCTCAGAGAGTGAAGAAGGACGTGGACCGGGGAACGGTGCACACGGACGCGTTCCTGCTTAGGTTGGAGGCCGCCGGTGAGTGCCCCCTCATAACCCCCCGATGGTACCTGGGAATCCTCTCATTAGGGGGTGCGGGTGATGTTTTCTGGGCGACCACCTCTGGTGTTGCCTTCACAGTGCACATCTGTGAGTCTTTAAATTCATGAACCAGGAGGCCCAGGATGAGCAGAGCGGTGCCTATACAGTGACTGGTGCAATTAACCCTTTGATTGCCACCATGCTGTGATCTGTGGGGGGTTTTTGTTCTCGGCCTGAGATGCAAGATGATGGCTCTCCCCTCACCCGCTCTAGGGGCGGCGCTGCCATCACCCGGCCCCCGCAGCGGCACTCAGCTGGTAAACAGCTTAATGTCAGGCTCAGTAACTGGTAATTACAGGCTCCGCCACGTGCTGTAACATGGGAGACAGTAAGCAAGGAGGGTCCTGGGGGGCTGCGCTGGGTAACCAGGGGGTGATATCCTCTTCACACTGCACAAACACAACCACGTGCAACTCCCATCATCCGCGTGATTCCTGGGGATCAGGCACACGAGCCATCATCTGCAGCAGTGAGGGCCGAGCACGGACTgaggatgtcgggggaagaagtcacCATATTGTAAAGGACCCCCAACAATAAAGGGCTTTCAACATCTCTGCTCAGGTgtcctgctcacacagctgagggtctgttacagttgtatccagactgatacattgcagTAAAGCTTGTTGCCCCTGCTGCCTCCAGGGGGCGCTGCCCTGGGCACATGTGGGGTAACGAAGCAGACCCCGGGATCCTGCTTTTCTGGGGTAGCAGGAAGATTGCCGGATCGGGCTGGCGGTGTGGGCTGATGGGCTGAACTGTCTCCTCTCTGTTGCTGCTGTCTGGCTCGCTCTTTACCTAGGAGACCGTCCACCGCTGATAGTCTGCAGAGGTGGCTGGTCACCTCGGCACAGAGCATTAAGTACAATCCCATCATCCTCAGAGTTGTTGTTGTTTTCCAGATAAGTGGATGTGGAGTCGACTGAGCCCCTCCGGCATGAAGCCCACCCCCAGGACCGGCTTCTCCATGGCTCTGGCACCCAATAACCGCAGCGTCCTTTTTGGAGGAGTAtatgatgaggaagaggaggagaccaTGGAGGGCGACTTCTACAACGACCTCTACTTCTACGACCAGGGGAAGAATCGATGGTTCGCTGCTCAGACAAAGGTGGAGCCATGAATCTGATGTCGTATTGTGGGAAATATCTGCCACTTCCCAAAGCTGAGGGTCTGTTACAATCGTAACAAACAGATTGTAACAAACAATCAGCAgaggtgggggctctgtgctgctgACAAGAGATGACTCCATCTCTGATATGTCTGTACTGAAGGGCCACAAAATCGATCGGAAGAAGAGGCGGCGCGGAGACAAAACCGCGGAAACGGCAGCAGCTCCGAGCCCGGCTGAGCCCATTGAGGTCATAAAGGAGATTGTGGCTGAAGACGGGACCGTGATGACCATCAAGCAGGTGATCCCCGGCGAGAACACCCCTGCcagcgaggaggaggaggaggacgacaagGAGGAGGAAGCTGTAGGGCCGCAGGTGGAGCCCTCGCCGAGGTCCAGCGTCATGATGGCCGTCAGGCAGGGTGTCCTCTACGTGTACGGGGGAATGTTTGAGGTCGGCGACCGGCAGTTTACATTGAACGACCTGTACAGCCTGGACCTATACAAGATGGAGGAGTGGAAAGTACTGGTGGAGATGGATCCGAGTAAGTGCCTGCACCGCCACCAGAGGGTGTAGAGAAAGCGCTGGAGGATGAAAGAGTCGAATGTAACGTCCATTCTGTTTGCTGCAGAAACCCAGGAATGGTTGGGCGAGTCTgactctgaggaggaggaaggtgcGGAGGGAGGAGAGGAGGACAGCAGTGAGGAGGACGACGACAGCGGTGAGTGTCGGCACTTGGGATCTGTTATGGACTTTGCCTTCTGATCTCCAATCCCTGATTCCTCTTGCAGGTGACGAGCAGCACCCCTCAGTGGAGCCCCAGGAGAGGTACACCGATTATCTGCCCCGCACAGAGCCGCACTGGATCCGGATCGCTCGCAGTAACTTGGGCTCCGACACCAAAGAGAAGAAAGTCCTTAAAGTGGCGCACGCCATGGCAAAGACGTTTTACGATTTTAGAGATAAATAGAACAATGGACGACTATGTAATAACCGCAGGAACTTGTGGAGACCTGAGGCCGTTgcagcccccatggcggtcccctgtgtTCGAGCTGAGACGTCGTCCGTCCGTTGGGAAACTTACAGGGGCCTTCACTATTCTTTCAAATATTAAAAGCAGACAGGAAATTCCTTTATTCTGGCATCCAGAAATTCTGTTATTCCAGCACTTGCCctagagccgcagtgtgaagatgaGGAGTCACTGCCTTTCTGAGGCCGTCTGATAATCCAGCGCTAATGTCAGATTACAGGAAGTATTGAATGGTCCTATGATGGGGGCCGGGCGCTGACTTGTTCTCCACTCCGGGGTATTTAGTGTCTGCAGTGACGAGAGGGAGTGGTAAGAAACAGCTACCGGCGGGCTGATGCAACGCGGCATAACCACTGCTCTCCGCGGACCGACGCTCCCCACGGACTGACGCTTGCTGTGCTGCAGCCTTGCGGTTTAACCCTTGCTGCCCCTCCGTAGCCATAAGTGACGTTTTCTGATTTGCGCCAAATATTGAAATTTCCCTATTTGACAATAAAAGTTCTGTGCCGACCGATGAGGAGACGTTAGTCAGTGACTACGCTCGCGCCATCTTCCAGTCTGCTCCAATTTAACTATAACTTTAAGCAGAAATCACTTATTAAAGGGCCGGCATCCAGTCTACACTAAATAGAAACACTTGTGTCGTGAAAAGTTTTAAAACTTAACAAAAATGATTTACTCTTCTATACCCCAAACCGTGGTTCAAGAGGAATTTTacactgacccttttttttttagaaaggaggGTGTGGTCAAAAAGCGCCACAAATAATTTCAGCTCGTCGCATGCGTCTTTATATAATCTTGTGCATGTGAACAGCCAGACTTGATAAATTCACCCGTCTAATTTCTTTTTCAGttctacaccatttttttttaagatcTCCGCTTGCTTTCAATGAGTAGAAACGATTTTGTTTAATCCCAGAGGCTGGAAACCTGATCCAAGACTTCCCATAGCTTtgggtttgttacagttgtatgCAGTCTACCCCATCTAGTATGACCGATCCCGCTCGTCATGGTTGTTTTGATTGGATACAACAGTAACGGAATCTCAGCTGTGAGAAGTCCAGCTTTACATCTAAAGAGGAAACGGCCAAAAAGAGCGACACAAAACCTCAGTGAATCCCGCGGAGTACTACGAGGTCTCTGCCTCTGATCTCTGCAAGATTTCAGCGTAATGTGAACAATAATattcccattcactgacagcaagcggagaaCTGAACTGGTAATTGTCACAAAGTATCAAGTGCGGAGCAGAGGGAGACTCGTCTCTGCTACATCTGTAGTCTCCTCATTATCACTGGCCAAGGAAATATAGGGTTAATCCGAAGTGCAGCTGTCACTGATGAGGCTTCTCAGGAAACACTTCCCTTCTAAGTGGGACCCTCAAAGAGCCAGAAATCCAATCTCCAAAGCTGAATAAGAGCTGGAGCCGAGCCAGGTGGTCTAGTGATTGCTGAAGAGACCACTCCGTCGAAAACCTTAACATGTCCTGTGTAATCACAGCATACAAGTGACCTAAAGAAGCCGTCACCACGTGTGCGGAGAACGGCAGTACGCGGGGACGTGAGGTGAGCGACAGTGCCAAGGGGGACCCCGAAATATGGTGAACAGAAAAGGACAATATTATtccacacaggggcagtattatagtagttatattcttgtacatagagggcagtattatagtagttatattcttgtacatagggggcagtattatagtagttatattcttgcacatagggggcagtattatagtagttatactcttgtacatagggggcagtattatagtagttatattctatatacaagaatataactactataatactgcccctatgtgcaagaatataactactataatactgctcatatgtacaagaatataactactataatactgctcctacagttgtagccaaaagtattgacacccctgcaattttgtcagataatactccgtttcttcctgaaaatgattgcaatcacaaattctttggtattatcttcatttaatttgtcttaaatgaaaaaacacaaaagagaatgaagcaaaacattgatcatttcacacaactccaaaaatgggccagacaaaagtattggcaccctcagactaatacttgttgcacaacctttagccaaaataactacgcccaaccgcttccggtaaccatcattgagtttcttacaatgctctgctggaattttagaccattcttctttggcaaactgctccaggtccctgatatttgaagggtgccttctccaaactgccatttttagatctctccacaggtgttctatgggattcaggtctttagaagtctccagtgctttctctcaaacgatTTTCCAGTGctatttgaagtgtgttttgggttattgtcctgctggaagacacatgacctctgagggagacccagctttctcacactgggccctacattatgctgcaaaatttgttggtagtcttcagacttcataatgccatgcacatggtcaagcagtccagtgccagaggcagcaaagcaaccccaaaacatctgagaacctccgccatgtttgactgtagggaccgtgttctttactttgaatgcctcttttttttctcctgtaaactctgttgatgcctttgcccaaaaagctctacttttgtctcatctgaccagagaacattcttccaaaacgttttaggctttttcaggtaggttttggcaaactccagcctggcttttttatgtctcggggtaagaagtggggtcttcctgggtctcctaccatacagtcccttttcattcagacgccgacggatagtacgggttgacactgttgtaccctcggactgcagggcagcttgaacttgtttggatgttagtcgagaaactttatccaacatccgcacaatcttgcgttgaaatctcttttcaatttttcttttccgtccacatctagggaggttagccacagtgctatgggctttaaagggccactgtcaccccctccagccgttataaactaaaagagccaccttgtgcagcagtaatgctgcattctaacaaggtggctcttttagtttttgattcagttaatccctgaataaagcgttttaaagtttgccacaaatacctgactttgtacctggaggcggtccaaagcctcctctatcaatctcccaactgccgtcactcttctcttcaggggcgatggtcgccaccCCCTGCACGCTGTTTCTTCTTaattccggcgcctgcgctgtgcgtgcctgcctggggcaggcgcagtcttcattgtcagtcacagctcagatgcaggttgccgcaatatacactaatcctcaccagcgtttgtaatgaggcagccgcaaataacgatgctggaaggcgggggagcagggggagcgtccgagatgggggagtgcctgaacagcgcagtgcgcatgcccaggaatgccagccccgcactgtgcataatgaataacagtgcggggcggggattcagcaacagggtggccgcactgcccgcacaggcgcagtcaggcaccctgcatctgagctgtgactgacaatgaagactgcgcctgccccaggcaggcacgcacagcgcaggcgccggatttaagaagaaacagcgcgcagggggcggcgaccatcgcccctgaagagaagagtgacggcagttgggagattcatagaggaggcttcggactgcctccaggtacaaagtcaggtatttgtggcaaactttaaaacgctttattcagggattaactgaatcaaaaactaaaagagccaccttgttagaatgcagcattactgctgcacaaggtggctcttttagtttataacggctggagggggtgacagtggccctttaatcttcttgatgacactgcgcacggtagacacaggaacattcaggtctttggagatggacttgtagccttgagattgctcatgcttcctcacaacttggtttctcaagtcctcagacagttctttggtcttctttcttttctccatgctcaatgtggtacacacaaggacacaggacagaggctgagtcaactttaatccatgtcaactggctgcaagtgtgatttagttattgccaacacctgttaggtgccacaggtaagttacaggtgctgttaattacactaattagagaagcatcacagtgccaatacttttgtccacccccttttttatgtttggtgtggaattatatccaattcggctttaggacaattctttttgtgtttttttcatttaagacaaattaaatgaagataataataacaaagaatttgtgtttgcaatcattttcaggaagaaactgagtattatctgacagaattgcaggggtgtcaatacttttgtccacaactgtatgtacaagaatataactactataataccgcccccatgtacaagaatataactactataataccgcccccatgtacaagaatataactactataatactgctcctatgtacaagactatagctac is a window of Ranitomeya variabilis isolate aRanVar5 chromosome 2, aRanVar5.hap1, whole genome shotgun sequence DNA encoding:
- the KLHDC4 gene encoding kelch domain-containing protein 4 — translated: MGKKGKKEKKVKGAEKTAAKMEKKVSKRSRQDEEDLEALIAEFQSLDAKKTQVIETATPPPSPRLNASLTPHPEKDELILFGGEYFNGQKTFLYNELYVYNIKKNSWSKVDVPNPPPRRCAHQAAAVPQAGGQLWIFGGEFASPDGEQFYHYKDLWVLHLQTKTWEQIKSPGGPSGRSGHRMVHTKRQLIVFGGFHESTRDYIYYNDVYVFNLDSFTWAKISPSGTGPSPRSGCQLTTTQEGGVMVYGGYSKQRVKKDVDRGTVHTDAFLLRLEAADKWMWSRLSPSGMKPTPRTGFSMALAPNNRSVLFGGVYDEEEEETMEGDFYNDLYFYDQGKNRWFAAQTKGHKIDRKKRRRGDKTAETAAAPSPAEPIEVIKEIVAEDGTVMTIKQVIPGENTPASEEEEEDDKEEEAVGPQVEPSPRSSVMMAVRQGVLYVYGGMFEVGDRQFTLNDLYSLDLYKMEEWKVLVEMDPKTQEWLGESDSEEEEGAEGGEEDSSEEDDDSGDEQHPSVEPQERYTDYLPRTEPHWIRIARSNLGSDTKEKKVLKVAHAMAKTFYDFRDK